A window of the Oryza brachyantha chromosome 5, ObraRS2, whole genome shotgun sequence genome harbors these coding sequences:
- the LOC102701267 gene encoding aspartic proteinase oryzasin-1 isoform X2 — MFIATMGTRGVALVLLGAVLLQALLPASAAEGLVRIALKKRPIDENSRVAAQLSGEEGARRLGLRGANSLGGGGSEGDIVALKNYMNAQYFGEIGIGTPPQKFTVIFDTGSSNLWVPSSKCYFSIACFFHSRYKSGQSSTYQKNGKPAAIQYGTGSIAGFFSEDSVTVGDLVVKDQEFIEATKEPGLTFMVAKFDGILGLGFQEISVGDAVPVWYKMVEQGLVSDPVFSFWFNRHSDEGEGGEIVFGGMDPSHYKSNHTYVPVTQKGYWQFEMGDVLIGGKTTGFCASGCSAIADSGTSLLAGPTAIITEINEKIGATGVVSQECKTVVSQYGQQILDLLLAETQPAKICSQVGLCTFDGTHGVSAEIKSVVDDEAGKSNGLHSDAMCNACEMAVVWMQNQLAQNKTQDRILNYINQLCDKLPSPMGESSVDCGSLASMPEIAFTIGGKQFALKPEQYILKVGEGPAAQCISGFTAMDIPPPRGPLWILGDVFMGAYHTVFDYGKMRVGFAKSA, encoded by the exons ATgttt ATCGCAACCATGGGAACCCGCGGCGTGGCCTTGGTGCTCCTCGGAGCCGTGCTGCTCCAAGCCCTCCTccccgcgtcggcggcggaggggttGGTGCGGATTGCGCTGAAGAAGCGGCCGATCGACGAGAACAGCCGCGTCGCCGCGCAACTctccggcgaggagggggCGCGCCGGCTGGGCCTCCGCGGTGCCAACTCCCTTGGCGGCGGTGGGAGTGAGGGCGACATCGTGGCGCTGAAGAACTACATGAACGCGCAGTACTTTGGTGAGATTGGAATCGGCACTCCGCCGCAGAAGTTCACCGTCATCTTCGACACTGGCAGCTCCAACCTCTGGGTGCCATCATCCAAGTGCTACTTCTCG ATTGCGTGCTTCTTCCACTCTCGCTACAAGTCGGGACAGTCAAGCACTTACCAAAAGAACG GAAAACCAGCTGCCATTCAGTATGGCACTGGTTCAATTGCTGGTTTTTTCAGCGAGGACAGTGTTACCGTAGGCGATCTAGTTGTGAAAGATCAG GAATTCATTGAAGCTACAAAGGAGCCAGGTCTTACTTTCATGGTTGCCAAATTCGATGGTATTCTTGGCCTTGGATTTCAGGAAATATCTGTTGGAGATGCAGTACCTGTGTG GTATAAGATGGTAGAGCAAGGTCTCGTCAGTGACCCTGTTTTCTCTTTCTGGTTCAACCGACATTCTGATGAAGGAGAGGGTGGTGAAATTGTGTTTGGAGGAATGGATCCTAGCCACTACAAGAGCAATCATACATATGTTCCAGTCACTCAGAAGGGATATTGGCAG TTTGAGATGGGTGATGTGTTGATTGGAGGAAAGACCACAG GATTTTGTGCTAGCGGCTGTTCAGCTATAGCAGATTCTGGAACTTCATTGCTTGCTGGCCCCACA GCCATAATCACTGAAATCAATGAGAAGATCGGTGCTACTGGGGTAGTCAGCCAAGAGTGCAAGACAGTTGTTTCTCAATATGGACAACAGATTCTAGATCTGTTGCTTGCAGAG ACACAACCAGCAAAAATCTGCTCCCAGGTTGGTCTGTGTACTTTTGATGGTACACATGGTGTTAG TGCTGAAATTAAGAGTGTAGTGGATGATGAAGCTGGGAAATCAAATGGTCTCCACAGCGACGCCATGTGCAATGCCTGTGAGATGGCTGTTGTATGGATGCAGAACCAACTTGCACAAAACAAGACTCAGGATCGCATCCTGAATTACATTAACCAG CTCTGCGACAAGCTCCCAAGTCCCATGGGAGAATCATCTGTGGACTGTGGCAGCCTTGCATCCATGCCTGAAATTGCCTTCACCATTGGAGGCAAACAGTTTGCACTCAAACCAGAACAG TATATTCTTAAGGTTGGTGAAGGACCTGCTGCCCAGTGCATCAGTGGATTCACAGCCATGGACATCCCTCCTCCTCGTGGTCCTCTCTG GATCCTGGGTGATGTTTTCATGGGTGCCTACCATACCGTGTTTGACTACGGCAAGATGAGGGTTGGCTTCGCGAAGTCGGCCTAA
- the LOC102701267 gene encoding aspartic proteinase oryzasin-1 isoform X3 → MGTRGVALVLLGAVLLQALLPASAAEGLVRIALKKRPIDENSRVAAQLSGEEGARRLGLRGANSLGGGGSEGDIVALKNYMNAQYFGEIGIGTPPQKFTVIFDTGSSNLWVPSSKCYFSIACFFHSRYKSGQSSTYQKNGKPAAIQYGTGSIAGFFSEDSVTVGDLVVKDQEFIEATKEPGLTFMVAKFDGILGLGFQEISVGDAVPVWYKMVEQGLVSDPVFSFWFNRHSDEGEGGEIVFGGMDPSHYKSNHTYVPVTQKGYWQFEMGDVLIGGKTTGFCASGCSAIADSGTSLLAGPTAIITEINEKIGATGVVSQECKTVVSQYGQQILDLLLAETQPAKICSQVGLCTFDGTHGVSAEIKSVVDDEAGKSNGLHSDAMCNACEMAVVWMQNQLAQNKTQDRILNYINQLCDKLPSPMGESSVDCGSLASMPEIAFTIGGKQFALKPEQYILKVGEGPAAQCISGFTAMDIPPPRGPLWILGDVFMGAYHTVFDYGKMRVGFAKSA, encoded by the exons ATGGGAACCCGCGGCGTGGCCTTGGTGCTCCTCGGAGCCGTGCTGCTCCAAGCCCTCCTccccgcgtcggcggcggaggggttGGTGCGGATTGCGCTGAAGAAGCGGCCGATCGACGAGAACAGCCGCGTCGCCGCGCAACTctccggcgaggagggggCGCGCCGGCTGGGCCTCCGCGGTGCCAACTCCCTTGGCGGCGGTGGGAGTGAGGGCGACATCGTGGCGCTGAAGAACTACATGAACGCGCAGTACTTTGGTGAGATTGGAATCGGCACTCCGCCGCAGAAGTTCACCGTCATCTTCGACACTGGCAGCTCCAACCTCTGGGTGCCATCATCCAAGTGCTACTTCTCG ATTGCGTGCTTCTTCCACTCTCGCTACAAGTCGGGACAGTCAAGCACTTACCAAAAGAACG GAAAACCAGCTGCCATTCAGTATGGCACTGGTTCAATTGCTGGTTTTTTCAGCGAGGACAGTGTTACCGTAGGCGATCTAGTTGTGAAAGATCAG GAATTCATTGAAGCTACAAAGGAGCCAGGTCTTACTTTCATGGTTGCCAAATTCGATGGTATTCTTGGCCTTGGATTTCAGGAAATATCTGTTGGAGATGCAGTACCTGTGTG GTATAAGATGGTAGAGCAAGGTCTCGTCAGTGACCCTGTTTTCTCTTTCTGGTTCAACCGACATTCTGATGAAGGAGAGGGTGGTGAAATTGTGTTTGGAGGAATGGATCCTAGCCACTACAAGAGCAATCATACATATGTTCCAGTCACTCAGAAGGGATATTGGCAG TTTGAGATGGGTGATGTGTTGATTGGAGGAAAGACCACAG GATTTTGTGCTAGCGGCTGTTCAGCTATAGCAGATTCTGGAACTTCATTGCTTGCTGGCCCCACA GCCATAATCACTGAAATCAATGAGAAGATCGGTGCTACTGGGGTAGTCAGCCAAGAGTGCAAGACAGTTGTTTCTCAATATGGACAACAGATTCTAGATCTGTTGCTTGCAGAG ACACAACCAGCAAAAATCTGCTCCCAGGTTGGTCTGTGTACTTTTGATGGTACACATGGTGTTAG TGCTGAAATTAAGAGTGTAGTGGATGATGAAGCTGGGAAATCAAATGGTCTCCACAGCGACGCCATGTGCAATGCCTGTGAGATGGCTGTTGTATGGATGCAGAACCAACTTGCACAAAACAAGACTCAGGATCGCATCCTGAATTACATTAACCAG CTCTGCGACAAGCTCCCAAGTCCCATGGGAGAATCATCTGTGGACTGTGGCAGCCTTGCATCCATGCCTGAAATTGCCTTCACCATTGGAGGCAAACAGTTTGCACTCAAACCAGAACAG TATATTCTTAAGGTTGGTGAAGGACCTGCTGCCCAGTGCATCAGTGGATTCACAGCCATGGACATCCCTCCTCCTCGTGGTCCTCTCTG GATCCTGGGTGATGTTTTCATGGGTGCCTACCATACCGTGTTTGACTACGGCAAGATGAGGGTTGGCTTCGCGAAGTCGGCCTAA
- the LOC102701267 gene encoding aspartic proteinase oryzasin-1 isoform X1 gives MFQIATMGTRGVALVLLGAVLLQALLPASAAEGLVRIALKKRPIDENSRVAAQLSGEEGARRLGLRGANSLGGGGSEGDIVALKNYMNAQYFGEIGIGTPPQKFTVIFDTGSSNLWVPSSKCYFSIACFFHSRYKSGQSSTYQKNGKPAAIQYGTGSIAGFFSEDSVTVGDLVVKDQEFIEATKEPGLTFMVAKFDGILGLGFQEISVGDAVPVWYKMVEQGLVSDPVFSFWFNRHSDEGEGGEIVFGGMDPSHYKSNHTYVPVTQKGYWQFEMGDVLIGGKTTGFCASGCSAIADSGTSLLAGPTAIITEINEKIGATGVVSQECKTVVSQYGQQILDLLLAETQPAKICSQVGLCTFDGTHGVSAEIKSVVDDEAGKSNGLHSDAMCNACEMAVVWMQNQLAQNKTQDRILNYINQLCDKLPSPMGESSVDCGSLASMPEIAFTIGGKQFALKPEQYILKVGEGPAAQCISGFTAMDIPPPRGPLWILGDVFMGAYHTVFDYGKMRVGFAKSA, from the exons ATgttt CAGATCGCAACCATGGGAACCCGCGGCGTGGCCTTGGTGCTCCTCGGAGCCGTGCTGCTCCAAGCCCTCCTccccgcgtcggcggcggaggggttGGTGCGGATTGCGCTGAAGAAGCGGCCGATCGACGAGAACAGCCGCGTCGCCGCGCAACTctccggcgaggagggggCGCGCCGGCTGGGCCTCCGCGGTGCCAACTCCCTTGGCGGCGGTGGGAGTGAGGGCGACATCGTGGCGCTGAAGAACTACATGAACGCGCAGTACTTTGGTGAGATTGGAATCGGCACTCCGCCGCAGAAGTTCACCGTCATCTTCGACACTGGCAGCTCCAACCTCTGGGTGCCATCATCCAAGTGCTACTTCTCG ATTGCGTGCTTCTTCCACTCTCGCTACAAGTCGGGACAGTCAAGCACTTACCAAAAGAACG GAAAACCAGCTGCCATTCAGTATGGCACTGGTTCAATTGCTGGTTTTTTCAGCGAGGACAGTGTTACCGTAGGCGATCTAGTTGTGAAAGATCAG GAATTCATTGAAGCTACAAAGGAGCCAGGTCTTACTTTCATGGTTGCCAAATTCGATGGTATTCTTGGCCTTGGATTTCAGGAAATATCTGTTGGAGATGCAGTACCTGTGTG GTATAAGATGGTAGAGCAAGGTCTCGTCAGTGACCCTGTTTTCTCTTTCTGGTTCAACCGACATTCTGATGAAGGAGAGGGTGGTGAAATTGTGTTTGGAGGAATGGATCCTAGCCACTACAAGAGCAATCATACATATGTTCCAGTCACTCAGAAGGGATATTGGCAG TTTGAGATGGGTGATGTGTTGATTGGAGGAAAGACCACAG GATTTTGTGCTAGCGGCTGTTCAGCTATAGCAGATTCTGGAACTTCATTGCTTGCTGGCCCCACA GCCATAATCACTGAAATCAATGAGAAGATCGGTGCTACTGGGGTAGTCAGCCAAGAGTGCAAGACAGTTGTTTCTCAATATGGACAACAGATTCTAGATCTGTTGCTTGCAGAG ACACAACCAGCAAAAATCTGCTCCCAGGTTGGTCTGTGTACTTTTGATGGTACACATGGTGTTAG TGCTGAAATTAAGAGTGTAGTGGATGATGAAGCTGGGAAATCAAATGGTCTCCACAGCGACGCCATGTGCAATGCCTGTGAGATGGCTGTTGTATGGATGCAGAACCAACTTGCACAAAACAAGACTCAGGATCGCATCCTGAATTACATTAACCAG CTCTGCGACAAGCTCCCAAGTCCCATGGGAGAATCATCTGTGGACTGTGGCAGCCTTGCATCCATGCCTGAAATTGCCTTCACCATTGGAGGCAAACAGTTTGCACTCAAACCAGAACAG TATATTCTTAAGGTTGGTGAAGGACCTGCTGCCCAGTGCATCAGTGGATTCACAGCCATGGACATCCCTCCTCCTCGTGGTCCTCTCTG GATCCTGGGTGATGTTTTCATGGGTGCCTACCATACCGTGTTTGACTACGGCAAGATGAGGGTTGGCTTCGCGAAGTCGGCCTAA